One window of the Cryptomeria japonica chromosome 7, Sugi_1.0, whole genome shotgun sequence genome contains the following:
- the LOC131051558 gene encoding cullin-1 codes for MFGSKLNSIVALVMNGTVDSPARMIKMEELDALQNAIAKVKQIVEGKVPAVEYMEIYSEIYTKCYCVDRRTMQSKYEKTLEDYINSTVAPALREKEDEFLLTEVVKQWEYYKQMVRFLLRLVFFRLTCDPCNRSKPEEAAQRCFVEMVLNEILCSNLQAAMMVEIHKMREGQSILDGTVSKDVVCMLWAFGMDYYKDLELAIFESSKICYSRKAASWICEYSCPDYLLKVAKHLRLEKETIAMHCVHQSSQTRYPEMVENELLCKHECQLLKEDSYCHPLLRNEKMDDLSEMFILFSGIDKGIQLLAKIFRQHVTRHGTLLIKHGGQMVAEAIKANDQKEVIASEKDQFVMSIIQLHEKYMQCVEEKFSNHCLFINALMAAFQSFCNEQVAGNSIWELLVIFCDNILTNRNMTYSEVEDALDKVAKIFHCACHNDMVADFYRKKLTDRLFSHISSSPDYEKSMLVKLKFECGREFISKMEGMLSDWALAKKTQLDFEEYLSQNPLHPCSGIEFSVTVLTSGFWPSYRSPESLVLPVEMVRHLESFKEFYKRENMNRRLTWKHSMGTCTITGRFDQGEIQLVGTPCHASALLLFNETERLSFSQVKSQLNLEAEDTIALLNSLACSKYKILSKFPNGQSVIETDYFEFNAKFSCIKRKIRFLAPTANVKENVGKVLFQDRHHIIDASIVRVMKSRKVLSHKELVMQCIEQVKDRFKPDMKEIKRRIENLIDREYLERDEENPDMYNYIV; via the coding sequence ATGTTTGGCTCAAAACTCAATTCTATTGTGGCTTTGGTTATGAATGGAACTGTAGATTCACCTGCAAGAATGATAAAAATGGAGGAATTGGATGCTTTGCAAAATGCAATTGCAAAGGTTAAGCAAATCGTCGAAGGGAAGGTACCTGCTGTGGAATATATGGAGATTTATAGTGAAATCTATACAAAATGCTATTGTGTGGATCGGAGGACGATGCAATCCAAATATGAGAAAACTTTAGAAGATTATATCAATTCAACAGTTGCCCCCGCATTGAGGGAGAAAGAAGATGAGTTTCTTTTGACAGAAGTTGTGAAGCAATGGGAATATTACAAGCAAATGGTTAGATTTCTATTGAGACTTGTGTTTTTTCGTTTGACCTGTGATCCTTGTAACAGATCAAAACCCGAGGAAGCTGCTCAGAGATGCTTCGTTGAAATGGTTTTAAATGAAATTTTGTGCAGCAATTTGCAGGCTGCTATGATGGTTGAAATTCATAAAATGCGGGAAGGTCAGAGCATTCTGGACGGGACTGTATCGAAGGATGTTGTGTGTATGCTTTGGGCTTTTGGGATGGACTACTATAAAGATTTAGAGCTGGCCATTTTTGAAAGTAGCAAAATATGCTATTCCAGAAAGGCTGCCTCATGGATATGTGAGTATTCTTGTCCAGATTATTTGTTGAAGGTTGCTAAGCATTTGAGGTTGGAGAAAGAAACAATTGCAATGCATTGTGTGCATCAGAGTAGCCAAACTAGGTATccagaaatggtagaaaatgaactTCTTTGCAAGCATGAATGTCAACTTTTGAAGGAAGATTCATATTGCCATCCATTGTTGAGAAATGAGAAGATGGATGATCTTTCAGAGATGTTTATCTTGTTTTCTGGAATAGATAAGGGCATTCAGCTCTTGGCCAAAATATTTAGACAGCATGTTACTAGGCATGGGACATTATTGATCAAACATGGAGGACAGATGGTGGCAGAGGCAATAAAGGCAAATGATCAAAAAGAAGTGATTGCAAGTGAGAAAGATCAGTTTGTGATGAGTATTATCCAGTTGCATGAGAAATACATGCAATGTGTGGAGGAGAAGTTTAGTAACCACTGCCTTTTCATAAATGCACTCATGGCAGCCTTCCAGAGTTTTTGCAATGAACAAGTTGCAggaaacagtatttgggaattgttggtcatattttgtgacaatatttTGACAAATAGAAACATGACATATTCAGAAGTTGAAGATGCCCTTGATAAGGTTGCAAAGATCTTTCACTGCGCCTGTCACAATGACATGGTTGCAGATTTTTACAGGAAGAAGCTCACAGATAGGCTTTTTTCCCATATAAGTTCAAGTCCTGATTATGAAAAAAGCATGTTAGTTAAGTTGAAGTTTGAGTGTGGAAGAGAATTTATATCTAAAATGGAGGGCATGCTTAGTGATTGGGCATTGGCAAAGAAAACACAATTAGATTTTGAGGAATACCTCAGTCAGAATCCTCTTCATCCATGTTCTGGAATTGAATTCTCTGTGACAGTTTTGACATCTGGATTCTGGCCAAGCTATAGGTCACCTGAATCACTTGTCCTTCCTGTTGAAATGGTGAGACATTTAGAGTCATTCAAAGAGTTCTATAAGAGAGAAAACATGAACAGAAGGTTAACATGGAAACATTCTATGGGAACATGCACTATTACTGGAAGATTTGACCAAGGTGAAATTCAATTAGTTGGAACACCTTGTCATGCAAGTGCTCTATTGTTGTTCAATGAAACAGAGAGGCTAAGTTTTTCACAAGTTAAATCCCAGTTGAATTTGGAAGCTGAAGATACAATTGCATTGCTGAATTCCCTTGCCTGTTCAAAATACAAAATCCTAAGTAAATTTCCTAATGGCCAATCTGTGATAGAAACAGATTATTTTGAATTCAATGCAAAATTTTCTTGTATCAAGAGGAAGATTAGATTTCTGGCACCTACAGCCAATGTGAAAGAAAATGTTGGGAAGGTTTTGTTTCAAGATAGACATCATATAATTGATGCTTCCATTGTAAGAGTTATGAAGAGCAGAAAAGTATTATCTCATAAGGAGTTAGTGATGCAATGCATTGAGCAGGTTAAAGACAGGTTTAAACCAGATATGAAGGAAATTAAAAGGAGaattgaaaatctgattgatagggAATACTtagaaagagatgaagaaaatcctGACATGTACAATTACATCGTATGA